The proteins below are encoded in one region of Pygocentrus nattereri isolate fPygNat1 chromosome 13, fPygNat1.pri, whole genome shotgun sequence:
- the tnrc6b gene encoding trinucleotide repeat-containing gene 6B protein isoform X4, which translates to MEDKKRKKEDKRKRETSQKVVEQKNKVPELTKPASAQSLATPNSVSPNPGPVPSTTSSIATPAAGAPPQGGNNAKRPVVANGQPSPSTQAPQRYMPREVPPRFRCQQDHKVLLKRGQPPLSSMLLGGNSSGGESPNATVAAASDSSLGSAGPAASSLSHTSSSSSIAASSTTTTTTTTTTSSNYANSMWGVSSGSQPLSQGREKVIVDGSDLEEWPSIAAGDGARTVEASVTGGADGSGISNCSSSWGERHLQQQPKVVGGGNEGDKCVGSASPSPPSSSCSTNECMQPSSVVWGSQGVIGGNAVAAGSLPPPSKASPLPGTECSVGVSCGIPGANFNPNANPSAWPALVQDGPGAAAVEGGPSPLQSSKSLSANNSISVNQASHQHQHHQMQYRDIEPSCREWGGALEPGAGPKNTAVKEGGDVDCGSKGGGDVSASSSSSTSSSTWRVPPFPANSKSGASRTETWEGGTGGSEGGHSWGFSRQDDKQGGSTWGTGSSCQMSGVSQGAWVGGVGEWGNSSGVGNPIGGNGDGSSSNSSSSGSISNPSVSSSTPSTMTRAWDNQKGAGGDGGAGDSSEWVGQSSGGGGGTSSSSGGGNTRSCNQHQGHHRCHQPPNAEVALQNLLSRTDLDPRVLSNSGWGQTQIRQNVAWDLEGEGGTAAGGARSSTKMNTPSHPPYSGPAGTSTAAPSSSSLLPDAAQNTNLNSNSILGPASVSPSEGWDNNSSSSNSSSLPSRGPQSSGNSIQNPSVSQSGGGVGNSAGGQSKPFGGWGESHQSESQGKGWSSEGQEWRDHIAGSGSGGWGDFRQQGTPAGGNWGNSQEEKGNGSWKEMGRGDGGNWGQRSDSEWGERESKTSTGGWGDGKDSGVSEVGTWGSWDEGAPRKPWGAGGTETGGGGVDTGSKSHSGWGGNINLSQIPNSQSAALKGQAQQQQQSHPQQSKSLDTGAMQGGWGRQGGSSAQNQSSGWTSGPIPQISSGPGSSSEASGWEEPSPQSISRKKEIDDGTSAWGDPNNYVYVNYWDKNDGPSGQPVQSQQQGPAPPPPGRMPAGSVNRDMNLTHSSNKGSATAQSGWGGSGSPSSPCVDNGTAAWGKPADTPTSWGDSNDTGSASGWGNPSPNPIKSGSKSMQEGWGEREGSVSASRHSSWEEEDEGGAVWNNAGSQGSSSSYNSGGWGSKKGNKGSVKSGDSWMNPMTRQFSNMGLLGEDHSGHPLDLAPGPSQEKKVDADKRGVGLNDYNGEMRKGGRGGGGGVVFRSPGSKEVVPGEPGPYYDKTLPFTNQDGCLGEEGPCSPYSSPTVFKPSPLYIHPNPLRQMGSHMFGAGAGGGCGGMTQPRHQPGVPPVNPTVRAQVPHQFLSPQVPGSVLKQMPPPSGGVGGVGGGVFPPQLSPQHIAMLSSIYPPHIQFQLACQLLLQQQPQQQQQQMLQNHRKFPQNVRQQADPQQLARIMAVLQQQRQQQQQVGSAVGTSKLSPSHLGSGGPKMPMSDSLSHPGLGGSVADLHLKSATYSGFGSGVSLSGLELGHMVGGTSGLKEGGGQQSRFKWMMEGHTPAPSSPDNALHKNGPVATPLKRGSSPYSQYEMLGVEGLGVPLQGSSDSWQRSPGNKMGAKTGTSSWPPEFQPGVPWKGMQSVDPESDPYMTPGSMLSSSAVSSLNDTEHQLLRDNTESNPSLNTLLPSPGAWPYSASDSSLNNAHNPAKYPEYKPSWPPEPIGHNKPWKSNRNSSQLPRPPPGLAHQKQPSMSPWAGGTTRLGRGWGASGSSQESRYGPGSAWSDGGASKGSCWLVLSNLTPQIDGSTLRTICMQHGPLLTFHLGLTQGSALIRYSTRQEAAKAQSALHMCVLGNTTILAEFVSEEEVARYFAHSQAGGAGSTSGGNAGGAVAGPTGATGSSSTAGSTGSITGGERERPGGGSAVAGGSNGGGSGPAGSSWQSLDGTGSSTDPVSSQAPSLSIFAQWSNGAARGGVSSSTAGVEPARQGLWGGMAAGYPSSSLWGSPALEDRHQMSSPAALLPGDLLGGGSDSI; encoded by the exons ATGGAAgacaagaaaaggaagaaagaagataAAAGGAAAAGGGAAACCTCACAGAAG GTGGTcgagcaaaaaaacaaag tgcCAGAACTGACCAAGCCCGCATCTGCCCAGTCTCTTGCCACCCCCAACTCTGTCTCCCCCAACCCTGGCCCTGTCCCTTCTACAACCTCCTCCATTGCCACCCCGGCTGCTGGCGCCCCCCCTCAGGGTGGGAACAATGCTAAGCGGCCGGTGGTGGCCAACGGACAGCCCTCCCCCAGCACCCAGGCCCCTCAGCGCTACATGCCCCGTGAAGTGCCCCCTCGATTCCGTTGCCAGCAGGACCACAAAGTGCTACTGAAGAGGGGTCAGCCACCACTGTCCTCCATGCTGCTGGGGGGAAACAGCAGCGGGGGAGAAAGCCCCAATGCAACAGTGGCTGCTGCCTCAG actCCAGCTTGGGTTCTGCAGGTCCAGCTGCTTCCTCTCTGTCCCAcacatcatcatcctcatcaatCGCTGcttcttctactactactactactactactactactacttcttcaaattatgcaaattcCATGTGGGGGGTGAGCTCTGGCAGCCAGCCCCTCTCTCAGGGCAGGGAGAAGGTGATAGTGGATGGGTCGGACCTGGAGGAATGGCCCAGTATTGCTGCTGGAGACGGGGCCAGAACAGTAGAGGCATCAGTTACTGGAGGAGCAGATGGCAGTGGAATATCGAACTGCAGTTCCTCATGGGGTGAAAGGCACCTCCAGCAGCAGCCAAAGGTTGTGGGAGGAGGGAATGAAGGTGACAAATGTGTCGGTTCTGCTAGCCCCTCCCCACCTTCATCCTCCTGTTCAACCAATGAATGTATGCAACCTAGTAGTGTTGTTTGGGGGTCCCAGGGAGTCATAGGAGGGAATGCAGTAGCAGCAGGGTCATTGCCCCCCCCATCCAAAGCCTCCCCACTCCCAGGGACTGAGTGCTCTGTTGGTGTCAGCTGCGGAATTCCAGGTGCCAACTTTAATCCTAATGCCAATCCCTCTGCCTGGCCAGCCCTGGTACAGGATGGGCCTGGTGCAGCTGCAGTTGAGGGTGGACCTTCTCCTCTCCAAAGCTCAAAGTCATTGTCTGCCAACAACTCAATTTCTGTGAATCAAGCTTCTCATCAGCACCAACATCACCAAATGCAATACAGAGACATAGAGCCATCTTGTAGAGAGTGGGGTGGAGCACTGGAGCCAGGAGCAGGAccaaaaaacacagcagtgaagGAAGGGGGCGATGTGGATTGTGGAAGTAAGGGAGGAGGGGATGTCTCTGcctcttcttcatcttccaCGTCTTCATCTACTTGGAGAGTTCCGCCTTTTCCTGCAAATTCCAAAAGTGGTGCCTCTAGAACTGAGACATGGGAGGGTGGAACTGGGGGAAGTGAAGGGGGACACTCATGGGGATTCAGCAGACAGGACGATAAACAGGGTGGGAGTACATGGGGCACAGGAAGTAGTTGTCAGATGTCTGGGGTATCTCAGGGAGCATGGGTTGGGGGAGTTGGGGAGTGGGGTAATTCAAGCGGTGTTGGCAATCCGATTGGGGGAAATGGAGATGGCTCAAGcagtaacagcagcagcagcggcagcaTTAGTAACCCTTCGGTTTCTTCTTCCACACCTTCAACTATGACGAGAGCTTGGGACAATCAGAAAGGAGCTGGAGGAGATGGAGGGGCaggtgactccagtgagtggGTAGGCCAGAGCAGCGGAGGTGGAGGGGGTACCTCATCATCCAGTGGTGGAGGAAACACAAGGAGTTGCAATCAGCATCAGGGTCACCATCGCTGTCATCAGCCTCCCAATGCTGAAGTGGCCTTACAAAATCTGCTCAGTCGGACTGACTTGGACCCCAGAGTGCTGTCCAACTCTGGATGGGGACAGACGCAGATCCGACAAAATGTTGCGTGGGACTtggaaggagaaggaggaaCAGCAGCAGGTGGAGCTAGATCTTCTACTAAAATGAATACGCCAAGCCATCCACCTTATTCTGGCCCTGCTGGAACATCAACCGCTGCCccatcatcttcatctctgctccCTGATGCAGCACAGAACACAAACTTAAACTCTAATTCTATCCTTGGACCTGCTTCTGTCTCGCCTAGTGAAGGCTGGGATAACAACAGCAGTAGCAGCAACAGTTCATCTTTGCCCAGTCGAGGTCCACAATCCTCTGGAAACAGTATTCAAAACCCCAGTGTGTCTCAGTCTGGGGGTGGAGTGGGTAATTCTGCAGGAGGGCAGAGCAAGCCTTTTGGGGGCTGGGGAGAGTCACATCAATCTGAGAGCCAAGGAAAAGGTTGGAGTAGTGAGGGCCAGGAGTGGAGAGATCACATAGCAGGGAGTGGGTCAGGTGGATGGGGAGATTTTCGACAGCAGGGTACTCCAGCAGGTGGAAACTGGGGAAACAGTCAGGAGGAGAAGGGGAATGGAAGTTGGAAGGAGATGGGGAGAGGGGATGGGGGAAATTGGGGACAAAGAAGTGATAGTGAATGGGGAGAGCGGGAGTCCAAAACAAGCACTGGGGGTTGGGGTGATGGGAAGGATAGTGGAGTTTCAGAAGTGGGTACATGGGGCAGCTGGGATGAAGGGGCTCCAAGGAAACCTTGGGGAGCAGGAGGTACAGAGACAGGGGGTGGAGGAGTGGATACGGGAAGCAAATCTCACTCGGGCTGGGGTGGAAACATAAACCTTTCACAGATCCCAAACAGCCAGTCGGCCGCTCTGAAAGGTCAGgcacaacagcagcaacaatcACATCCCCAGCAGTCAAAGTCACTGGATACAGGGGCCATGCAAGGGGGGTGGGGAAGACAAGGAGGTTCTTCAGCCCAGAACCAAAGTTCAGGATGGACCTCAGGGCCCATACCCCAAATATCCAGTGGTCCTGGAAGCAGTTCAGAGGCCAGTGGCTGGGAGGAACCTTCACCACAGTCTATAAGCAGGAAAAAGGAAATAGATGATGGTACATCTGCCTGGGGTGATCCCAATAACTATGTCTATGTCAATTATTGGGACAAGAATGACGGGCCATCTGGCCAACCAGTGCAGTCTCAGCAGCAGGGTCCTGCTCCACCTCCACCAGGAAGAATGCCCGCAGGCTCTGTGAACAGGGACATGAATCTTACACACTCTTCCAACAAGGGCTCTGCAACAG CTCAATCTGGATGGGGAGGGAGCGGTTCTCCTTCCAGTCCGTGTGTGGACAATGGCACTGCAGCTTGGGGCAAACCTGCTGACACACCCACCAGCTGGGGAGACTCAAATGACACTGGAAGTGCATCGGGATGGGGAAACCCATCCCCTAACCCAATCAAATCTG GTTCAAAGTCTATGCAAGAAGGCTGGGGTGAGCGAGAAGGATCCGTCAGTGCTTCACGTCACTCCAGctgggaggaggaggatgaaggaGGCGCAGTGTGGAATAATGCTGGATCCCAAGGCAGTAGCTCTTCCTACAATTCTGGGGGCTGGGGAAGCAAGAAGGGAAACAAG GGTTCAGTAAAAAGTGGAGACTCTTGGATGAACCCTATGACTAGGCAGTTTTCAAACATGGGACTTCTG GGAGAGGACCACAGTGGCCATCCATTGGATCTGGCCCCTGGTCCTTCTCAAGAAAAAAAGGTGGATGCAGATAAACGAGGTGTGGGTTTGAATGACTACAATGGAGAGATGCGCAAAGGAGGGcgtggaggaggaggtggtgtAGTCTTCCGTTCCCCTGGTTCCAAAGAGGTTGTGCCTGGTGAGCCTGGGCCTTACTATGACAAG ACCTTGCCTTTCACCAATCAGGATGGGTGCCTTGGGGAGGAGGGGCCTTGTTCTCCATATTCTTCGCCCACAGTCTTCAAACCCTCTCCCCTCTACATTCATCCCAATCCCCTTAGACAA ATGGGTAGTCATATGTTtggtgctggtgctggtggtggtTGTGGTGGGATGACACAACCCAGGCACCAGCCAGGAGTGCCACCTGTTAACCCAACTGTACGAGCGCAAGTGCCTCATCAGTTCCTGTCACCTCAG GTTCCAGGTTCTGTTTTGAAGCAAATGCCTCCTCCAAGTGGGGGCGTTGGAGGAGTGGGTGGAGGGGTTTTCCCTCCTCAGCTCTCCCCACAGCACATCGCCATGCTCAGCAGCATCTACCCCCCTCACATCCAGTTTCAGTTG GCATGTCAGCTACTCCTGCAGCAGCagcctcagcagcagcagcagcaaatgCTACAGAACCATCGCAAGTTCCCTCAAAATGTACGTCAGCAAGCAGACCCACAACAG ctTGCTAGAATCATGGCTGTTCTCCAGCAAcagagacagcagcagcagcaggtggGTAGTGCAGTTGGGACCTCTAAGCTGTCCCCTTCTCACCTTGGTAGTGGCGGGCCTAAAATGCCCATGTctgactccctctctcaccccgGCCTTGGTGGCTCGGTAGCCGACTTGCATCTGAAATCAGCTACATATTCAG GGTTTGGTTCTGGTGTGAGTCTGTCTGGTCTTGAGTTGGGTCACATGGTTGGTGGTACCAGTGGACTGAAAGAAGGTGGTGGACAGCAGTCCCGCTTTAAATGGATGATGGAAGGTCACACGCCAGCTCCTTCCTCTCCAGACAATGCACTTCACAAAAATG GCCCCGTTGCCACACCTCTGAAGAGAGGCAGCTCCCCATACTCTCAGTATGAAATGCTCGGAGTAGAAGGTTTGGGAGTGCCTCTCCAAGGGTCTTCAGACAGCTGGCAGAGAAGTCCTGGGAACAAAATGGGAGCCAAAACTGGCACATCCAGCTGGCCTCCAG AATTCCAACCTGGAGTGCCTTGGAAAGGAATGCAGAGTGTTGACCCTGAATCTGATCCCTACATGACTCCTGGGAGTATGCTAAGCTCCTCTGCAGTGTCAAGTCTCAATGATACTGAGCATCAGTTGCTGAGAGATAACACAG AATCAAACCCCTCCCTGAACACCTTGCTGCCTTCACCTGGTGCCTGGCCCTACAGTGCCTCAGACAGCTCCCTCAACAATGCACATAACCCAG CTAAGTACCCCGAGTACAAACCAAGCTGGCCCCCTGAGCCCATTGGACACAACAAGCCGTGGAAGTCCAATCGCAACTCTTCCCAGCTGCCACGCCCACCTCCTGGACTGGCCCATCAGAAACAGCCCTCCATGTCCCCATGGGCAGGAGGGACGACACGTTTGGGCAGAGGCTGGGGTGCCTCTGGCAGCAGCCAAGAAAGCAGATATGGGCCTG GCTCAGCATGGAGTGATGGTGGAGCTTCAAAGGGAAGTTGTTGGCTGGTGCTGAGTAATCTTACTCCTCAG ATTGATGGTTCCACTCTGCGCACTATCTGTATGCAGCATGGTCCACTGTTGACCTTTCACCTTGGTCTAACCCAGGGCAGTGCTCTGATTCGCTACAGTACTCGCCAAGAAGCAGCCAAAGCTCAGAGTGCCCTGCACAT gTGTGTTCTGGGTAACACCACAATCCTGGCTGAGTTTGTGAGCGAAGAGGAGGTTGCTCGCTATTTTGCACATTCCCAGGCAGGAGGGGCCGGGAGCACCAGTGGAGGCAATGCGGGTGGTGCTGTTGCTGGGCCAACAGGAGCAACGGGGTCATCCAGTACTGCTGGTAGCACAGGCAGCATAACTGGTGGTGAAAGGGAGCGACCTGGTGGTGGAAGTGCTGTTGCAGGAGGTAGTAACGGGGGTGGAAGTGGGCCTGCGGGCTCCAGCTGGCAGAGTTTGGACGGTACGGGCAGCTCCACTGACCCAGTCTCCTCCCAGGCCCCCAGCCTAAGCATCTTCGCCCAATGGAGCAATGGTGCAGCTAGAGGCGGCGTGAGCAGCAGTACTGCAGGTGTGGAGCCAGCCAGGCAGGGGCTTTGGGGTGGCATGGCAGCCGGATATCCCAGCAGCAGCCTGTGGGGGTCTCCAGCTTTGGAGGACCGGCACCAGATGAGCAGCCCTGCAGCACTGTTGCCTGGAGATCTGCTGGGTGGAGGGTCTGACTCTATCTGA